One Streptomyces sp. NBC_00102 DNA segment encodes these proteins:
- a CDS encoding fatty acyl-AMP ligase encodes MTSATPPVHRHPYGDTLTGVLRHQAASFPDRVVYTELAQDGSELASITYGAFERRVRAVAAEIQRSSRPGERALVFLPPGLDFITAFFACSFAGVIAVPVPYPDSPFGNRRQENRLRQIVKDADPSVILTTAKYASEAEDGPLGITARAVDVPAVATELADTWRDTRSTAETVALLQYTSGSTSAPKGVVLTQSNMTDNFAGLTGSLARHTWLSGSGSDFTSVTWLPPFHDMGLATLIFPVLVGGHCVLMSPTTFLMRPARWLEVMSSYRAQMTTGPNFAFDLCVDRIAPRDRTGLDLSRWEVAICGAEPVRASTLARFTQAFAPHGFRPSVFMPSYGLAEANVFATGTHGPHEVARLDVEALEQQGVVREAENGGPARSVVSCGRPPGNALVRIVDRETGQPSPPDRVGEIWLAGANVARGYWRDPEATRSAFGAVLPGEENAFLRTGDLGFLRDGQLYVTGRADDLIIIDGRNMYPQDLELTVTASHPAVNAGVAAVFTVPGDGDEEVRVVAVAEMAQRRRTTDPAGTAAVPARREVVLAVRREVAEEHQVGLGDVVLLTPGRLPRTTSGKVQRRETRRLYLSGGLDAWLWSGESAVGGTRA; translated from the coding sequence ATGACGTCCGCCACTCCCCCCGTCCACCGGCACCCCTATGGCGACACCCTGACCGGGGTGCTGCGCCACCAGGCTGCTTCCTTCCCCGACCGGGTCGTATACACAGAGCTGGCGCAGGACGGCAGCGAGCTCGCGAGCATCACCTACGGTGCGTTCGAACGACGGGTGAGAGCCGTGGCCGCGGAGATCCAGCGGAGCAGTCGGCCCGGGGAACGCGCCCTGGTGTTCCTGCCTCCCGGCCTGGACTTCATCACGGCCTTCTTCGCCTGCTCCTTCGCCGGCGTCATCGCGGTCCCCGTGCCGTATCCGGACTCCCCGTTCGGGAACCGGCGGCAGGAAAACCGGCTCCGGCAGATCGTGAAGGACGCCGACCCGTCCGTGATCCTCACCACGGCCAAGTACGCCTCCGAAGCCGAGGACGGACCCCTGGGTATCACGGCGAGGGCGGTCGACGTGCCGGCCGTCGCCACGGAACTGGCCGACACGTGGCGGGACACGCGGAGCACGGCGGAGACGGTGGCGCTGCTGCAGTACACATCGGGGTCGACGAGCGCTCCCAAAGGGGTCGTGCTGACCCAGAGCAACATGACGGACAACTTCGCCGGACTCACGGGCAGCCTCGCACGGCACACCTGGCTCTCCGGCAGCGGCTCCGACTTCACCAGCGTCACCTGGCTGCCGCCCTTCCACGACATGGGCCTGGCCACCCTGATCTTCCCGGTCCTCGTCGGCGGCCACTGCGTCCTCATGTCCCCCACCACCTTCCTGATGCGCCCGGCACGGTGGCTGGAGGTGATGTCGTCCTACCGGGCCCAGATGACCACGGGACCCAATTTCGCCTTCGACCTGTGTGTGGATCGGATCGCGCCGCGCGACCGGACCGGCCTCGACCTGAGTCGCTGGGAGGTCGCCATCTGCGGCGCCGAACCCGTGCGCGCCTCGACCCTGGCCCGGTTCACGCAGGCCTTCGCCCCCCACGGCTTCCGTCCGTCGGTCTTCATGCCGAGTTACGGGCTGGCCGAGGCCAACGTGTTCGCGACCGGCACGCACGGCCCCCACGAGGTCGCCCGTCTCGACGTGGAGGCGCTGGAACAGCAGGGAGTCGTGCGGGAGGCCGAGAACGGCGGGCCTGCCCGAAGCGTGGTCTCCTGCGGCCGGCCGCCGGGAAACGCCCTGGTCCGGATCGTCGACCGGGAGACCGGACAACCGAGCCCGCCCGACCGTGTGGGCGAGATCTGGCTGGCGGGCGCCAATGTGGCCCGCGGCTACTGGCGCGATCCGGAGGCGACCCGGTCCGCGTTCGGTGCGGTGCTGCCCGGGGAGGAGAACGCCTTCCTGCGGACCGGCGATCTCGGCTTCCTGCGGGACGGACAGCTCTACGTCACGGGACGCGCGGACGACCTGATCATCATCGACGGGCGCAACATGTACCCGCAGGACCTCGAGCTGACCGTGACCGCGAGCCATCCGGCCGTCAATGCCGGCGTGGCGGCGGTGTTCACGGTTCCGGGCGACGGCGACGAGGAAGTCCGGGTGGTCGCCGTGGCAGAGATGGCGCAGCGGCGCCGCACGACGGATCCGGCCGGGACAGCGGCCGTTCCGGCCCGCCGCGAGGTGGTGCTGGCGGTGCGCCGTGAGGTGGCCGAGGAACACCAGGTCGGGCTCGGCGACGTCGTACTTCTCACCCCGGGCCGCCTCCCGCGGACGACGAGCGGAAAGGTCCAGCGCCGCGAGACCCGGCGGCTCTATCTCAGTGGTGGGCTCGATGCCTGGCTTTGGTCCGGGGAATCCGCCGTGGGAGGAACCCGTGCCTGA